The following proteins are co-located in the Macadamia integrifolia cultivar HAES 741 chromosome 3, SCU_Mint_v3, whole genome shotgun sequence genome:
- the LOC122074637 gene encoding probable pectinesterase/pectinesterase inhibitor 51 — MACLISITLLSFLLIFSLSSAKAYHHLYSLPNQKPIPKSASASPEIIRQACKATRFPDSCVATLIQSSNLTQNAKPIEIVQAAMSISAQNLKTGQSMVKNIRDTSSGNLNRSKAATTCLEILHNSEYRLSSAADVLPRGRIKDARAWMSAALCYQYDCWSALKYVNDSQTVNQTMAFFDSLIGLTSNALSMMISYDLFQDKLESWRPPMTERSGFWEDGVAGGSVSGFIGGLPAGSPANVTVCKDEGSGCYKTVQAAVDAAPDNRLDRKFVISIKAGVYEEIVRVPLEKKNLVFIGDGMGKTVITGSLSVGKSGVTTYNTPTVGVLGDGFMARDLTIQNTAGPDAAQAVALRLDSDLSIIENCELLGNQDTVYAHSLRQYYKGCHIEGNVDFIFGNSAAVFQDSVILIRPRQVEPEKGEKNAVTAHGRTDPAQSTGFVFQNCVINGTDKYMSLYYSNPKVHKNFLGRPWKEYSRTVFMHCNLEALISPPGWLPWDGDFALSTLYYGEFANSGAGANLTGRVNWSNQIPEKHVNAYSLQNFIQGDEWIPTSS; from the exons ATGGCCTGCCTTATCTCTATCACcctcctctccttcctcctcaTCTTTTCCCTCTCCTCTGCAAAAGCCTATCATCATCTATATTCATTACCGAACCAGAAACCCATTCCAAAATCTGCTTCCGCCTCTCCAGAGATCATCCGCCAAGCCTGTAAGGCAACCCGGTTTCCGGACTCATGCGTGGCCACTTTAATTCAATCCTCCAATCTAACTCAGAATGCGAAACCCATCGAGATCGTCCAAGCGGCCATGTCCATCTCGGCTCAGAACCTCAAGACAGGTCAGTCCATGGTGAAGAACATCCGCGACACCTCTTCCGGCAATCTGAACCGCTCCAAGGCGGCCACGACCTGCCTGGAGATCCTACATAACTCGGAATACCGGCTCTCATCGGCGGCTGACGTCCTTCCACGTGGCAGGATCAAGGACGCCCGTGCTTGGATGAGCGCGGCTCTTTGCTACCAGTACGATTGCTGGTCAGCCCTTAAGTACGTCAACGATAGTCAAACTGTCAACCAAACAATGGCGTTTTTCGATTCGTTGATTGGGCTGACCAGCAATGCTCTTAGTATGATGATCTCCTACGACCTTTTCCAGGACAAGCTCGAGTCTTGGAGACCCCCGATGACGGAGAGGTCCGGGTTCTGGGAAGACGGTGTGGCTGGAGGATCAGTTTCCGGTTTCATAGGTGGTTTGCCGGCGGGTTCACCGGCGAACGTTACGGTCTGTAAGGATGAGGGTTCCGGCTGTTACAAGACGGTGCAGGCAGCGGTTGACGCTGCACCCGACAACCGGTTAGATCGTAAGTTTGTCATCAGTATCAAGGCCGGTGTGTACGAGGAGATCGTACGTGTCCCACTGGAGAAGAAGAACTTGGTCTTTATAGGTGATGGCATGGGCAAAACAGTCATTACAGGCTCCTTGAGTGTGGGCAAGTCTGGCGTTACAACTTACAACACGCCAACCGTCG GGGTTTTAGGAGACGGCTTCATGGCACGGGACCTGACGATACAGAATACGGCTGGACCGGATGCAGCGCAAGCCGTCGCATTACGGTTGGACAGCGACCTATCGATAATCGAGAACTGTGAACTCTTGGGCAACCAAGACACTGTTTACGCTCACTCCCTACGCCAATACTACAAGGGGTGCCACATAGAAGGCAACGTCGATTTCATCTTTGGCAACTCGGCCGCTGTGTTCCAAGACTCGGTCATTCTGATCCGTCCACGACAGGTCGAACCAGAGAAAGGTGAGAAAAATGCAGTGACGGCCCATGGTCGGACCGACCCGGCCCAGTCCACAGGGTTCGTTTTCCAAAACTGCGTGATCAATGGAACGGATAAATACATGAGCTTGTACTACAGTAATCCCAAGGTTCACAAGAATTTCTTGGGGAGGCCATGGAAGGAGTACTCAAGAACAGTCTTCATGCATTGTAATCTGGAAGCCCTTATTAGCCCACCTGGGTGGTTGCCGTGGGACGGCGACTTTGCCTTATCAACACTGTATTACGGCGAGTTTGCGAATTCCGGTGCCGGTGCAAATTTGACTGGAAGAGTGAACTGGAGTAATCAGATACCCGAGAAGCATGTCAATGCCTACTCCTTGCAGAATTTTATTCAAGGGGATGAGTGGATCCCTACATCTTCTTGA